From Acinonyx jubatus isolate Ajub_Pintada_27869175 chromosome B2, VMU_Ajub_asm_v1.0, whole genome shotgun sequence, a single genomic window includes:
- the ALDH5A1 gene encoding succinate-semialdehyde dehydrogenase, mitochondrial, which produces MATCLRLRSCRAPRLPPAGRGLRPGCPAQPRRSAGGPAGLSTALLRTESFVGGRWLPAAAAFPVHDPASGAQLGLVADCGVPETRAAVRAAYEAFCSWRGVSAKERSSLLRKWYDLMMQNKDDLAKIITAESGKPLKEAQGEVAYSALFLEWFSEEARRVYGDVIYTPAKEKRALVLKQPLGVAAVITPWNFPSAMITRKVGAALAAGCTVVVKPAEHTPFSALALAELADQAAIPPGVYNVIPCSRAKAKEVGEALCTDPLVSKISFTGSTATGKILLHHAAGSVKRVSMELGGHAPFIVFNSANVDQAVAGAMASKFRNSGQTCVCSNRFLVQRGIHDSFVKKFAEAIKMNLRVGNGFEERTTQGPLIDEKAVEKVEKHVNDAVSKGATVVTGGKRHQLGKNFFEPTLLSNVTRDMLCSHEETFGPLAPVIKFDTEEEAVAIANAADVGLAGYFYSQDPAQIWRVAERLEVGMVGVNEGLISSVECPFGGVKQSGLGREGSKYGIDEYLELKYVCFGGL; this is translated from the exons ATGGCGACCTGCCTGCGGCTGCGGAGCTGCCGGGCCCCGCGCCTCCCGCCCGCGGGCCGCGGCCTGCGCCCCGGCTGCCCCGCGCAGCCCCGCCGCTCTGCCGGGGGCCCGGCCGGCCTGTCCACGGCGCTGCTGCGCACCGAGAGCTTCGTGGGCGGCCGCTGgctcccggccgccgccgccttcCCCGTGCACGACCCGGCCAGCGGCGCCCAGCTGGGCTTGGTGGCCGACTGCGGGGTGCCCGAGACCCGCGCCGCGGTGCGCGCCGCCTACGAGGCTTTCTGCAGCTGGAGGGGCGTCTCGGCCAAG GAGAGGAGTTCATTACTTCGGAAATGGTACGACTTAATGATGCAAAATAAGGATGACCTTGCCAAGATCATTACAGCTGAAAGT GGGAAGCCGCTGAAGGAGGCGCAGGGGGAAGTTGCCTATTCCGCCCTTTTCCTAGAGTGGTTTTCAGAGGAGGCCCGCCGCGTCTACGGAGACGTCATCTACACCCCCGCCAAGGAGAAGCGGGCGCTGGTCCTGAAGCAGCCCCTCGGGGTGGCCGCGGTCATCACGCCG TGGAATTTCCCCAGCGCCATGATCACCAGGAAAGTGGGGGCCGCCCTGGCCGCCGGCTGCACCGTGGTGGTGAAACCCGCCGAGCACACGCCCTTCTCCGCCCTGGCCCTGGCCGAG CTCGCGGACCAGGCTGCAATTCCTCCCGGCGTGTACAACGTCATTCCCTGCTCCAGAGCGAAGGCCAAGGAAGTAGGAGAAGCACTTTGTACTGACCCTCTGGTGTCCAAAATCTCCTTTACTGGCTCAACAGCTACCGGAAAG ATACTGCTGCACCACGCAGCTGGCTCTGTGAAGAGGGTCTCCATGGAGCTGGGCGGCCACGCCCCGTTCATCGTCTTCAACAGTGCCAACGTGGACCAGGCTGTCGCGGGAGCCATGGCATCCAAATTTAGGAACTCTGGACAG ACTTGCGTTTGCTCAAACCGTTTCTTGGTGCAAAGGGGTATCCACGATTCTTTTGTGAAGAAATTTGCCGAGGCAATTAAAATGAACCTGCGTGTGGGTAATGGCTTTGAGGAGAGAACTACTCAAGGCCCATTAATTGATGAAAAGGCGGTAGAAAAG GTAGAGAAGCACGTGAATGACGCAGTGTCCAAAGGCGCCACTGTTGTGACAGGCGGGAAGCGACACCAACTTGGAAAAAATTTCTTTGAGCCCACACTGCTCAGCAATGTCACCAGGGACATGCTCTGCTCTCACGAAGAGACGTTTGGGCCTCTGGCACCAGTTATCAA GTTCGACACAGAGGAGGAGGCTGTAGCGATCGCTAACGCAGCTGACGTCGGGCTGGCAG GTTATTTTTACTCTCAAGACCCAGCCCAGATCTGGAGAGTGGCGGAGCGGCTGGAAGTGGGCATGGTGGGCGTGAACGAGGGACTGATCTCCTCTGTGGAGTGTCCTTTCGGCGGGGTGAAGCAGTCTGGCCTCGGGAGAGAGGGGTCCAAGTACGGCATCGACGAGTACCTAGAGCTCAAATACGTGTGCTTCGGGGGCTTGTAG